The genomic window TCGCGCAAGGGGTTCTACAAGGCCCGAGCGGAGGAGATCGCGCAGGAGGCAGGGGTCGCCGTGGGGACGATCTACAACTACTTCGCCAATAAGGAGGAGATCCTCCTCTCAATATTTCAAACCGAGTTTGAAGAGCGGATAAAACTCTTCCGTGAGCTCTTGGAAAGAAACCTCTCGCTCCCTGAGATAATTCAGCGCATCCTGGAGGCACACTTTGCCCTCCTCAAGCAGAGGGGGGGGCTTGCTCGGGTTCTGGTGCGCGAGCGGTTCAATCCAGGCCCCGGGTTCGAGGAACAGTCGATCGAGCTCTACCGGGAGATGACCGGACAACTTGAGAAAATCATCTCTATCGGGATAAAGCAGGGAGTGGTCCGTCCGTGTCACCCACGGATCGTAGCCAACGCCCTGATCGGGGTGGTGGAGTCGATCAGCGTCTGTGCGATGACCTCTCCGGAAGAGGAGATAGACGGGCTGTTGCAGGAAGCACCGCATGAGCTTGCGGAGCTAATATGGAACGGACTCAAGAAAGGAGGAAACGATGACAAGTAAGAAAGTGATGGTACTCGTTACGGTAGGACTATTGCTGTTCGTAGGGATTGCCGCGGCGGGGCAGCAGGCCCCGGAGCCGCAGGGGGAGAAGGTGCGCCTCCTCCTCGTCGACGAGACGAAGACCTTCTCCTCGACGATGCGGGTGGGAATCCTCGCCGGGATCCTGAAGAAGAACCCTCTCTTCGCGGTGGACGTGAAGATGGTAGAGGTGGAGTCAAGCTACGTCGATCCCCTTGCGGGGAGCGAACCGGAAGCGCAGACCTACGATATCATCCTGATCGTCCCGCGCGGGATCGACAATGGATCGGTTCACCAAATCTGGATCGTCACCCGCGGGTTCAATGAACTTTCCCCTCCAGTAACCGGGGCGATCGAAGCACTCGAGGGAATCGTCGGAAAGATGTTCGCAAAAGTGGCGGTCCCGACCGATGTGAACGATGACCTTTTCCCTGGATTCTTATCGGCTCTCTACGTTAATGAAGGTTGGCTATAATGAAGAAGCTTGTCACCTG from Candidatus Bipolaricaulota bacterium includes these protein-coding regions:
- a CDS encoding TetR/AcrR family transcriptional regulator, with the protein product MRQEASKAELIRQAAVRVFSRKGFYKARAEEIAQEAGVAVGTIYNYFANKEEILLSIFQTEFEERIKLFRELLERNLSLPEIIQRILEAHFALLKQRGGLARVLVRERFNPGPGFEEQSIELYREMTGQLEKIISIGIKQGVVRPCHPRIVANALIGVVESISVCAMTSPEEEIDGLLQEAPHELAELIWNGLKKGGNDDK